ACACCAACATAAATAATTTCATATAAAGGAATACAACAGGGAATTGAAATCATAAGTCTGGCCTGTGTCTGGGACGAAACGCACCACTTTGATGGTGCTCAGCTAGAGCAGAAAGATTGAGGGCaaggctgtgggcgatctgaGCCTCCTCCAGCTCATTCGAGCTGTGACTCCTCACAGTGTCATAAGCCTATAGCAAAACACCGACAAATCACACATCAGTGGTAAGGACACCCTCCTGCATTTATAATCATGTTGGATAAGAGTCGTGTTTGATCTTCAGCCTCCGCTTCCTGCCTTGGTGAGATGGTCGATGGCTTGGTCCAAATGTCCATTACTTTGTTCGACGGTGGCCATGTCTCTGAAGACGGAGCACATCTTATCTGGCTGACCGCAGTCCCTTAGCAGCTGCAGAGACTTCTGACACTGCCTTAATGCAGCCTCCGGCCTCTTCTGTCTATGATAGACCCTATAGGGGCAAAACGGACATACAATAGCAATAGAGCGGCAAAGCAGGATGAGAAGAGGCCTACACCAACTACTAAAAGGAACCTCTCTCTGCTAACAGCCTCAAAGTGTCGAATGGACTCTAACTCACATTCAGTTCTCCAGTCAAGCACACGGCTAACACTTCCTGCCTTCCAACCTTCAGTTACACCCAATGGTACAGGGTAAATGTGTAAGGCATGCTAGTGTCATGAGTGCATGCAGTATGTTTTAGCCTGGGTGCAGATTAAAAATCTAAGTTTGACAGTATTATGTCATGCTCACATCCCAGAGTCACTTGAATCGGGTATTTATAGCTCTGTATTTAAATACAGAGAGCAGATTACAGAAACACTGCATCgctgcttctctcctcttcatctgaatTAGGATTATCCTAACATGCTTTTTTGTATTCCCAGGAGTTTCCCACCAACGCCGACGGGCACTTCAGGTCCTTTTAGGGCGGCAGCGACGGGCGAAGCGCAGCTTCATTCCTGCATTGCCGGACTCTTACTGCTCTGCCTGCAAGAGCGGACATAGACAATAGCCCTCTGTCGTCCCCTTCGCTCTACAGCCTTACTGACTTTCTGGCTGAAGGGTAATAAGGCACATCCTGCTGAAGAGCCGAGAGAGCAGGGAATTAACATAATGAAAGATTTGTAGATGTGTTGCCAAGCAAGCGTTACAGCCCTCTCGTGCAAATGTTTCCAGAACACGACTGACGCAAGCCGGCTCTGGACTTTCACCCAGGAGGCCGAGCTAAAAGTGAAAACAGAGAGGACCATGAGAACACACCTTGGGTGTGAATCTAAAACCATGCAGAATGTTTGGACTGGGATTTATACGAGGGCTGAGCATAGGTTATTGTTCCAGGCTTTggtggggaccccccccccatcacaacATTGTTGACTGACAGCGCTTTCAAAGGCATGCCAAATTCTTAGTCATCACCAAACAAAAGAGATTTAGCAGGCTTACACAGCAGCCAGAGTCTGCACATTTTTTCAATCACTCAAATCACGCCAAACAAAGTCCAGCTCTGTGAGACAGACCGAGATGGCATCATTTCCAAACTTCATTGCTAGTTTTACTACATGTTAAGCTCTTTGAGTCACACTTTGTGATACTATCTTTGACTTAGCGTGAAGACATGACAACCCTGGTGGGACTGTACTTCATTTCCTAGTTGCGTTTCTATTTTTACCTGCAGGGATCTAAGTTATGACAAGTAGCTGATAATGTGCATGCTCGCTACGGCCAGTCTCTCCTTCCCTAGTTGACCTTTAACAGAGAACAGAAAGGGATCTGCAATCTCCCGAGGGTCAACCACACTGTAAAGGTGATGTCACAGATGGACGGGTGTGCTCAGGCCaggggtaagggggggggggggtcaacagtTATCAGGGAATAACATAATAAATGgagcagtgggtagcactgtttcTGTGGAGTTTGTTCTTACCAGCATCACTTAGACAGaaaccccacccccacccccaaaaccATGTGAACTGTTGGTTAAAAAACTATCTGCAGGACTATAGCACCATCTTGTGGCCAAATGAAATTAAGGGTtaatagctaaaaaaaacaaccagaaatgttttgtgtatttaaataaaccaaaaaGGTTAATGCCATCTAAAAACAACTGAACTATTACCTCAACTTGGTTAAATTCtaaacagcgccccccccctccgatgCTGCAATAAAGCCTCTAACAAACTGGATTTTTACCCGTTTACTGTGAATACATATCTCCTGTGTATTTCTGCTAATACATGACACTAAGTCACTTTCACCACTAACCTCGATAGACCGGTGCATATTTCCAGCTCCACCTTTATCTTCTCTTCCTGGCTGATGCCTCCATGCTGATGAAGCTGCTTGACGACATGATCTGCCTCCACAAAAAAGGATTCTGCCTCTCCAAGAGTTGGAAAATCAAGGACCCATTTGTCTTTATATTCAAGTTGGCATTTCTGTTCAGGTACATCTATAAAATACAGTAATGTATCAGGCAAGGATATTTGGCTGTAATCAGCGAGGCACCTGCCCACGTAAGGTGCACGGACAGGAGACACACGAGAAACTCCATCTTATCttccctgcaggaggagtcgGAGGAGCAGACAGGCAGGAGTTCTCTGGCCAGGGCCGAATGCTTCTGGGCCTGCAGTCCCCAACCTGAGGGAGCAAAGAGGAGGATTATCCTGAGCTGAAGTAAATGACAATTTGGAGAAATTGTTTTGCCTTAACACAACTTGCACTCcctatttgtattttgtttttttttaaccactttCAAGATacctttgaaaatgaaatatgctTTAGCCAGTCTGGCGTGAGCCTGGGCTAGTTTCAGATGATCCTCCCCGTATACCAGCCTGGTCAGAGCCACACAGCGCACCAGGTCTCGGATGCAAGCGTCAAACTgagcaaaaacaggaaatgaatttACACCACTATCAATACCTGTtgacaaaatactttttttttaaagcacttaTGGCTGTAATCTCTTTGTTGTAAATGAGTTTGAGCAGGATCTCTTTTGTTAAAGGTGTTATTATAAAtaaaggttgttgttgttgttgttgttgctgctggtcTGTGCCTCCCCACCTCTTGGTTGTCTTCACAGGCCTGGGCTCGACTGTCAAAGTATCGGAGCTTCTTTTCCGGTGCCATCATTAGAAAGTCTTTTGTCGCACATGCTGTTTGTGAATCACTCAAAACAGAGGAACCACAAGGAGAAGACGCGTGCACGCCAGCACTGGCTCGTTCCACACTGTTAAagatacacgcacgcacgcacacacacaacataattAACAGTCACAATCGCATTTACGCATAATACGTAGTCTATTCTGTGAATGCCTTTGTTCCCGGACGCGTCCgttaataaaatgaatttacTTACTCATCCGGAGACTCGGAGGAACCGCGTCGTGTTTTTCTCACTAATTTATCATCAGCCATTTCAACAAATTTAGAAGAATGGTAATTCGCCGTTTGGCAAAATTCATGGATTTAGCGTCGCCGCACAATTTACGGTACTTCCGGAACTTATTCGTTACCGTGGCAGGGATGGGACGAACAACACCGGCGCGTCAGCGCCGGGTCGAGTGCGCAAGCGCGAAAGGCCGGATTGGtgcgcgtatcgctttaacagaaACCCACGTGACCGATGCGGATGTGCCGCGCCAGCTTGTGTTCAAAGGAAACtaaatgtatcgacttgttgcgggttcgcTGGACGGAGGACACGTTGTTTGCTGTCGCCTACTGGCTTTCCGCTTTGcccccattcatggatcgttcccggaaatgtgtgaatgaatccattttaagtgtgttatttcacatgattgaacactttggttaataaaataccacataaacattttaactctgaattttatgacatacaaatttgctatattttacatgccaactcttgagcatttacacaaaaatGCAGATGACACCTGATCACGGATACTGCTTCAATATTACTGTTAGTAACTGTTTTCGCAAGagtattgtgtgttttgtttttttttttttattaataaagagACAGGGAATAAACCTTTTACAATTTCAGTTTTTAGTGTGATCCATTTTGGATTCAGCAAGAGCGCAGACGAAATCAGAGCTTCAAAAATCGATGATCTTATTGATATAACATTGCAGTAATACAATGTAGCCACAAGGTGTCAGTAAAGAAACATAGAATAGCTCAGAGTTCTCTGCAGGTTTTACGCTGGCGTTCGAGGGAATAAGCGGTAATGGTGTTGTGCTTTCCTTCTCTTTCCAGTTGTGCATAAACTCTTCAGAACATATCACTTCATTTGTTATTTTCAGTGACCATGAATTTATTGTCTATACGTGCCAAATAGTAAAACAAACTAAGAGACAGTATTATGGTGTGTTGTAATGTATTGATTCATCGGTAACTTAATGGTGAGGGGTAGGATATAACCTATAGCATGATCGCATCATAATATGCAGCACTGTCACTTAATCAGAGTCGACCTATAGGAACGAAGAACATGCgctatttgtattttcattggttCATACACTTTTTTTGGCCGTGACTCTAATGACCTTACAGTTGCTCAAAGTCAGTTGCTAATAGCTCATTAATTTCATTGGGTGGGTGCTAAATGAGCTGAAGTAACAGCAGTGCACATGTTGAGCGCTCACACTGGTAAACACCAAACTTTAAAGATATTCTTCTAAGATTTTCTAACCTTTTCTGAAAGACCAGCGCTTCCTACTGTTTTCTAATGGTCCGTGATTCTCCGAAACAACACTTCTGGCTAAAATCGTACTTTCATcctcattttagcctttttttttttccaagcaaGGAGTCAACAAATCATTTCTTACTATAGAATGTTCATCATATCCTAACAAGTATACGATTCTGTCGCTGTTTCGATAAAGTTTGAGGCGACTGAGATGAGGAACCGTCTTAGAAAAGGTCttagaaaagaaataaaacacggTTTGGAAAATAAAGTAAGGAAGGAGTATGTCCTGCTTCACACCGCTCTTTTCTTTCATAGACATTTATGCTATATATACCAAAAGCAAGAAGAGGAAGTGTATATTTCCAAATGAAAATATCCTCCCTTACATCAGTACTCAAAATTCATGCCAAATAAACAAGGAGTAATGTCTCTGTGGCTGCTTTGAGAAATTGGTCTCAGGAGACAGCCTTCTAGGTGAATTTATTCCGTATCAGACTGGAAGTGTGTGTACTGTCACCACGTTTAAACCCTGGGCAGGGCTTATTTTGTGTGCGAGACTGCCTAAGATAACTTCTCATGGCTCCTCGGCATGACTGCTGCCGGTTGACTCTGGCAGGCCATGAGACGACccgtttatttgtttgtttgtctcgtGAGTTTCTGGCTGGCCGTTTGGGGCTCCA
The sequence above is drawn from the Brachionichthys hirsutus isolate HB-005 chromosome 5, CSIRO-AGI_Bhir_v1, whole genome shotgun sequence genome and encodes:
- the ttc23 gene encoding tetratricopeptide repeat protein 23, which produces MADDKLVRKTRRGSSESPDDVERASAGVHASSPCGSSVLSDSQTACATKDFLMMAPEKKLRYFDSRAQACEDNQEFDACIRDLVRCVALTRLVYGEDHLKLAQAHARLAKAYFIFKGWGLQAQKHSALARELLPVCSSDSSCREDKMEFLVCLLSVHLTWAGASLITANLGEAESFFVEADHVVKQLHQHGGISQEEKIKVELEICTGLSRVYHRQKRPEAALRQCQKSLQLLRDCGQPDKMCSVFRDMATVEQSNGHLDQAIDHLTKAYDTVRSHSSNELEEAQIAHSLALNLSALAEHHQSDSAGHYFEQSLTAYKNTVGPQDPAFLTAQDDFCRYLLSNGQQKRCVEIQRSSLSDKRSTFGITSAEVAHTLLLIGSSEMTEGKMKRAHRTLTKCLEIQSLLYGGQHRKTKATQNAVDMLARAPEVAERRQSRDRRKASQSTCLAVPSSGNDGNSEP